The segment AGCCGGGCCGCAGTGGCTTCAGGGGCGCCGGTCCTCGCTCAACCAGTCGCGGAGGGAGGGGAGTTGCACGGTCGGCGCGTCGAGCCGGAGCAGCGGCAGCCGGATCTCCAGGCGGCAGCCCGGGCCGTCCGGGCGGTCGGTGAGCAGGGCGGATCCCCGGTGCAGGGCGGCCTGTTGGGCGACCAGGGTCAGCCCGAGGCCGGAGCCCGGACTGTCCGGACGCCGGTGGAAGCGGTGGAAGACCGCGGCCCGCTCGGCGGGCGGGACGCCCGGGCCGGTGTCGTCCACGGTGAGGCGGGCGGTGGTGCCCTCGACCCGCAGCCGGACCGCCACCTCGGCCGGGCGGTCGGCGACCCGGCCGTGCACGGCCGCGTTGCCCAGCAGGTTGGCGAGCAGGATGCGCAGGCCCGCGTCCCAGCCGAACACCCGTGCCTCGATCGGAAGTTCGGTGCGGAAGACGGTGTCCGGGTGGTGGCGGGCGGCCTCGGCGACGGCGCCGTCCACCAGCTCCGCCAGGTCGACCGGGCCGAACGCCGAGACCTCCACCAGGTCGCCCCGGGCCAGCGCGGACAGCGCGCTCAGCAGGTCCAGCATCCGGGCGTGGTCCTGCTGCAACTCGGCCACCACCTCGGCGCGTTCGTCCGCCGGCAGGCCGGGGTGGGCGGCCAGCACGTCCAGGTTGGTGCGCAGGCTCATCAGCGGGGTGCGCAACTCGTGCGAGGCCGCCGAGGAGAACGACCGCGCGGTGTCCAGCGCCTGCGCCGTCCGGGCCGCCTGCTCGTCGTAGCGGGACAGCAACAGCGCGATCGCGCCCGAGAGTTCGTCCACCTCGGCGGTGCCCGTCCGGGCGTGCGCGAACGCGGCGTGCCCCGTCCGGGGGTCGAGCGCCGCCGCCCGGCGGCCCAGCCGGCGCAGCGGCAGGGTGGCCCGCTCGGCCAGCCCGAAGGCGACCAGCCCCGAAAGCGGTGCCGCGACCAGCGCCACCAGCAGCACCCGCCGCCGCACCGCCCGCAGCTCCTCGGCCGGCTCCCCGGCCGGGGCCAGCACCCAGAGCGTCCCGGCGGTGCTCCCGCTGTTCACCCGGACGGTCAGCACCCGCCAGGACGCGCCGTCCTGGGCGACCGTGACGGCCTTCCCGCCCGGCGCGTCCGGCAGCAGCCCCGGATCGTCCGGCTGCGAGCCCGCCGTCAGCAGCACCGTGCCGTCCGCGGCGGTCAGCCGGATGCCCGCGTCCAGCGCCGCGTCCATCAGCTTGCGCTGCTGGTTCTGCTCGGCCTTCGGGCGCCCCCGGCTGTCGGCCGCCAGCAGCGCCCGGGCGTTGGGCAGGACGGCGGCCGCGCGGTTGTTCAACTGGGCGTCCTGGCGCCGGTGCAGGTCCGCGTCGACCAGCGGCAGCAGCAACAGCCCCGCCGCCGCCACCAGCAGCGGCACCAGCACCGCAGCCCCGATCGCGATCCGGGTCGACAGCTTCACCGGCCCGGCCCGCCCTCGCCGCCTGCCCCGCCCGGCGTGCTGTCGGTGTTCGGCGCGCGCAGCACGAACCCCACGCCGCGCACCGTGTGCACCGTCCGGGGGCGGCCGCCGGCCTCCAACTTCCGCCGCAGGTAGGAGACGAAGGTGTCCACGGCGTCGCTGCGCACCTCGAAGTCGTAGCCCCAGACCCGGTCCAGCAGCACCTCCCGGGAGAGCACCAGTCCGGCGTTCCGGGCGAGTTGGGCGAGCAGTTCGAACTCGCGCCTGGTCAGCCGGAGTTCGTCCTCCTCCCAGAAAGCCTGTCGGGTCTCCGGGTGGATCCGCAGCGGCCCGACCCGGATCAGGTCGGTGGGCTGCGGCGGGCGGCGGCGCAGCAGCGCGTGCAGCCGCAGCACCAACTCCTCCAGTGCGAACGGCTTCACCAGGTAGTCGTCCGCGCCCGCTTGCAACCCGGCGACCCGGTCGGCGAGTTCGTCCAGCGCGGAGAGCATCAGCACCGGGGTGTCGTCCGCCCGGGCCCGCAGCGTCCGGCAGACGTCCGTCCCGGAGAGGCCCGGCATCCCGACGTCCAGCACCAGCACGTCCGGCGGGTCCGGGGCGTCCCCGGCCAGCCGGGACAGCGCCTGCGCGCCGTCCGCCGCGACCTCCACCCGGAAGCCGCTCAGCCGCAGCCCGCGCTCCAGGCTCCGCCGGATCGCCGCGTCGTCGTCCACCACCAGCACCCGCCCGGCCATCCGCCGCACCTCCGCTCAGCCCGCGTTCCCGCGGCCACGACTGTCGCACGGGGCCGGCCGCCGCGGGGCGGCGGGGGCGGGGGCTTTACGGTTCGTCGTGCCAGGAGAAGGCGGTGATGCGCCAGCCGTCCGGGGTGTGGGCGAACTGGAAGGTCTTGGTGCCGCCGCCCTCGTAGGGCTCGCCGTCGAGCACACCGGACTTGCGGTAGCCGCCGGTCCGGGAGGCGACCCGGCCGGCGATGTCGGTGCGCTCGTCGACCTCCCACTCGTGGAAGTCGGTCAACCTCCCGTCGGACAGCAGGAGTTCGCGCGGGGCGACGAACTCCTCGACGGTGTACGCGGTGTACGAGGGGCCGGTGGCCACGATGATCCCGCCGGGCAGCATCAGCCGTCGCAGCCGCCCGACGTCGGCCGGGCCGCCGTGCCGGTTGTCGAACGCGGCGTAGAACTCGGCGGTGATCCGGTCGAGTTCGGCCTTGGCCGTGGGGTCGCTCGCAGACATGGCCCGCACAGTAACATTGCACACCCGCCGAGCGGGAGGCCTGCGGGAGACCTGCGGGAGACCTGCGGCGGAACGGCGGGAACCCGGTTGCCGGTGCCCGCCCCGGCGGTCGAGAATCCCCGGCATGACTTCTGTGATCCGCCATGTGACCATCGACAGCCTCGACCCGTACCGCCTCGCCTCGTTCTGGTCGGAGGTGCTCGGCCAGCCGCTGCACGAGGAGGACTTCCCCGGCGACCCGCAGGCGCTGATCGAGGCGGCGGGCCTGCTGTTCGTGACCGTCCCGGAGGGCAAGGAGCGCAAGAACCGGATCCACTTCGACCTCCAGCCCGAGGACCGGACCCGGGACGAGGAGGTCGAGCGGCTGCTGGCGCTGGGCGCGACGCGGGTCGCCGACCAGCGGCGGCCGGACGGCACGGGCTGGGTGGTGCTCGCAGACATCGAGGGCAACGAGTTCTGCGTGGAGCGCAGCAAGGGCGAGCGCGGGCTCTGAGCCCCGGACCCGGGCCCCGGGCGCGGGTTTCGGACGCGGATGGTGGGCGGGCCGTCGTAGGGTGGCCGAAGTTCCGTCGGGGGGTGGGGTGTTGGCGGCTTTTCCGTGCCCGCATTTGACCACGTACTGTCACTATCTATGATCTCAGCGTGTTCACCTGCCCATCGTGGGGCAGGGATTCGGAATCGTGGGGGAACACATGGGGACGTGGGAGACGAACGACAGCGCGGAACAGCCAGCACTGCGCGCGCTGTTGAAGGCGGTGACCGGCCTGGTCGGGCCACTGCTCGAACGGACGGGTGAGATCTTCGCCGCGCACAAGGTGCCGTTCTCGCAGGCCGGCCTGCTCGCCGAACTGCACGAGCGCGGCGGCCCGCAGCGGATGGTGACGCTCGCCCAACTGCACGGTGTGGCGCCGCGGACGATGACCTCGCTGGTCGAGGGACTGGAGAAGCGCGGACTGGTCGACCGGACCACCGACCCGGCCGACCGCCGGGTCACCCTGGTCACCGTCAGCACCCGGGGCCAGGCCCTGATGCGGCGGATCGAGGAGGCCAGGGACGCCTTCGCCGCCGAGATCTTCAGCCCGCTGTCGGCCGCCGACCGTTCGGCGCTGCTGGCCCTGCTGGGGAAGGCGGGCCCGGTGGTGCGCGGGGCGTGAGCACGCCCGGGGAGGCGGCGGTCGCGACCGCCGCCTCCCCGGGCCGTCCGGCAGCCGTCCGGTGGGCCGGGGTGAATCCTTTCCGGCGGCCCGGTCCTCTCATGGGTACGACGCCGACGGTCACGGACACCGGACGGCACGGACAACCCGGAGGACGCCATGACGGTCGCGGTTCTGGTCGGTGCGGGCGCGGTGCTGCTCTGCACCTGCGTGCTGGTGCTCAAGCGGAAGCGGGGGAGCCGTGGTTGAGACCCGCTGGCCCGCCGAGGAGGTGATCGCCGCGGCGCGCGGCGGCGACCGGGACTCGCTGACCGTCCTGGTCGAGGGCGCGCACCCGAACGTCCGCCGCTTCGCGCACTCGCTGTGCGCCAGCCCCGAGGACGCGGAGGACGCCGCCCAGGAGGCGCTGATCATCCTCTACCGGCGGATCGGCATGCTGCGGGCGACCGGCGCGCTCGCCTCCTGGCTGTTCCGGATCGTCCGCAACGAGTGCCTGCGCCGGGCCCGCACGCTCCGTCCGGCCGCCGACACCGCATCGGACGAGGCCCCCGGCGGGCCGGCCGCCTCCGCCGAGGAGGAGGCCCTGCGGCGGCTCGACGTCCGGCGGGTCACCGCCGCGATCGCCGCGCTCCCCGCCGACCAGCGCCGCGTGCTGATCATGCGCGACCTCCAGGGCCTCGGCGGCCGCGCCGTCGCCGACGCGCTCGGACTCAGCACCGCCGCCATGAAGTCCCGGCTGCACCGGGCCCGGACCGCCGTCCGGGCCGAACTCGGCGGCGACCCGGAGGAACGGCGGTGAGCGCCCGCGCGGTCGGCGGGCGCGCGGACGGTGGGCGTACGGTCGGCGGACGTACGGTCGGCGGGCGCGCCGACTTCGCCAGTGCCACCCTCGCGCGCCACCTGCTCCGCGGCGCCGCCGGTTTCGGTGCGATCGCCGCCGGGCTCGGCCTCGTGCCGGTCCTCGGCCCGTTCGCGCTCCTGCTCGTCCCCGTCGGCCTGTTCGCGCTCCGCGGCTGCCCGATGTGCTGGACGATCGGCCTGCTGCAGACGCTCTCCCGGGGCCGCCTGCGACGCGACTGCCGGGACGGCGTCTGCCGGGTGGCGCCCCGGCCGAAGGAGGGCTGACCGCCGGACGCCGCCGGCCGCGCGCCGACGGGGGTGGTGCGCGGCGCGGTGGCGGGGCAACGCCGGGGGCCGGCGGGCGGATTGTCGGATGAGCGGGCTGATCCGCCGGGTGGGGGAACGGCCGACGGTTCTGCGTCGTCCTGGGCGGGTGGTCCAGCAGACTCGGGTTGACGGGCGGCCCCCGTCCCGCCGGGTGGCCGGAGTGCGCCCGGCGGAGGCAGCCGAGCGGCCGGAGGACCCGCCATGAGCCCAGCCCCCGCGTACCGCCTCCAGGTCGAGGCCCCGCAGCTTCCGCACCCCCTTTCGACCGGCTCGACCGGCTCGACCGTTTCGGCCGTTTCCGGCGGGGTGTTGGACGCGCTGATCGGGCGGATCCCCGTGCCGGAGCCGCACCCGCACGCCGGGGCGCTGCGCGACGAGGCCGCGAACTGGCTCGCCGGTACCGGGCTGTTGGACCGGGACGGGATCGAACGGCTGCTGGAGCAGGAGCACTTGGAGCTGGCGTCGCGCTGCTGGGGCGACGTGCCGCTCGGACCGGCGCTGCGGGCCGGCGTGCAGTGGCTGCTGCTCGGTTGGATCCTGGACGACCACTTCGACCGGCAGTGGCTCGACGACCCGTCCGACGAACCGGACCGCACGGTACGCGAGTTGGCCGCGCTGCTGGCCCCGGAACTCGCCCCCGGCGCGGTCGCGACCGCGCCGAGGACCGCGCTGGCCAGGGCCTTCCGCACCCTGTGGCAGGACAGCATCGCACTCGCCGGACCGGCCTGGCGGGCCCGGCAGACCGCCGACTTCCGCAGCTA is part of the Kitasatospora setae KM-6054 genome and harbors:
- a CDS encoding VOC family protein, producing MTSVIRHVTIDSLDPYRLASFWSEVLGQPLHEEDFPGDPQALIEAAGLLFVTVPEGKERKNRIHFDLQPEDRTRDEEVERLLALGATRVADQRRPDGTGWVVLADIEGNEFCVERSKGERGL
- a CDS encoding sensor histidine kinase — translated: MKLSTRIAIGAAVLVPLLVAAAGLLLLPLVDADLHRRQDAQLNNRAAAVLPNARALLAADSRGRPKAEQNQQRKLMDAALDAGIRLTAADGTVLLTAGSQPDDPGLLPDAPGGKAVTVAQDGASWRVLTVRVNSGSTAGTLWVLAPAGEPAEELRAVRRRVLLVALVAAPLSGLVAFGLAERATLPLRRLGRRAAALDPRTGHAAFAHARTGTAEVDELSGAIALLLSRYDEQAARTAQALDTARSFSSAASHELRTPLMSLRTNLDVLAAHPGLPADERAEVVAELQQDHARMLDLLSALSALARGDLVEVSAFGPVDLAELVDGAVAEAARHHPDTVFRTELPIEARVFGWDAGLRILLANLLGNAAVHGRVADRPAEVAVRLRVEGTTARLTVDDTGPGVPPAERAAVFHRFHRRPDSPGSGLGLTLVAQQAALHRGSALLTDRPDGPGCRLEIRLPLLRLDAPTVQLPSLRDWLSEDRRP
- a CDS encoding terpene synthase family protein encodes the protein MSPAPAYRLQVEAPQLPHPLSTGSTGSTVSAVSGGVLDALIGRIPVPEPHPHAGALRDEAANWLAGTGLLDRDGIERLLEQEHLELASRCWGDVPLGPALRAGVQWLLLGWILDDHFDRQWLDDPSDEPDRTVRELAALLAPELAPGAVATAPRTALARAFRTLWQDSIALAGPAWRARQTADFRSYLESSLDFRRLHGTTPTVPQYLSHRDQDGAVRCAAGAVELAHRLDLSALFHDHPQLVDLRARLDHLVGWANDLCSYRVEAAVGHGNNLLSALEVHERLPRGAAAAKVAALCAAELDTFEFLADGVARGSHWPPQVRCYVRALVRFAHALLHWTASSVRYRPEAVPPPRGG
- a CDS encoding RNA polymerase sigma factor, encoding MVETRWPAEEVIAAARGGDRDSLTVLVEGAHPNVRRFAHSLCASPEDAEDAAQEALIILYRRIGMLRATGALASWLFRIVRNECLRRARTLRPAADTASDEAPGGPAASAEEEALRRLDVRRVTAAIAALPADQRRVLIMRDLQGLGGRAVADALGLSTAAMKSRLHRARTAVRAELGGDPEERR
- a CDS encoding MarR family winged helix-turn-helix transcriptional regulator, whose amino-acid sequence is MGEHMGTWETNDSAEQPALRALLKAVTGLVGPLLERTGEIFAAHKVPFSQAGLLAELHERGGPQRMVTLAQLHGVAPRTMTSLVEGLEKRGLVDRTTDPADRRVTLVTVSTRGQALMRRIEEARDAFAAEIFSPLSAADRSALLALLGKAGPVVRGA
- a CDS encoding response regulator transcription factor, with translation MAGRVLVVDDDAAIRRSLERGLRLSGFRVEVAADGAQALSRLAGDAPDPPDVLVLDVGMPGLSGTDVCRTLRARADDTPVLMLSALDELADRVAGLQAGADDYLVKPFALEELVLRLHALLRRRPPQPTDLIRVGPLRIHPETRQAFWEEDELRLTRREFELLAQLARNAGLVLSREVLLDRVWGYDFEVRSDAVDTFVSYLRRKLEAGGRPRTVHTVRGVGFVLRAPNTDSTPGGAGGEGGPGR
- a CDS encoding DUF4440 domain-containing protein is translated as MSASDPTAKAELDRITAEFYAAFDNRHGGPADVGRLRRLMLPGGIIVATGPSYTAYTVEEFVAPRELLLSDGRLTDFHEWEVDERTDIAGRVASRTGGYRKSGVLDGEPYEGGGTKTFQFAHTPDGWRITAFSWHDEP